GCTGCGGTTGTGCGGACGGAAAATGGCAGTTTGCATGAGCCTGGGCTCCACTTCCCAGGCGCTGCCGTACGTATTATTGTTCTTTTGTTCAAAATCTCTGGGGGTGAATACCCGGCTTGTCTCTATATTGGATCTGAAATCGGTTAACCCGAATGATTCTTCAAGATATTTCAAAATACTGTTTTTATACAATTCCGCCTGCTGCGACCAGTCAATATCCGCCTGTAAATTGGCAACCGGACTCAGTATATACATACTCTCACAACCCTCGGGCGCCATACTGTCATCAGTGCGTGAAGGCACGTAAAGGTACAGGGAAAAATCATCCGGCAATATCTTTCGGTCAAAAATATCACGCACCAGTTCCTTGTAGCGATGTGAAAGAACCAAAGTATGATGTTTGAGTTTATCGTACTTTTTGCGCACACCTAAAAAAATCAAAAAGGCGCTCATGGAATAGTCGATGCGGTCTAAACGTTTATTATTCCATTTTCGTCGATATTGGGGGGCGATCAGTGTCCGGTAAGTGTGAATAAAGTCGGCGTTCGAGACCACGGCATCGGTTTCAAAGACATTCCCCTGAACCTGAACCCCCGCCGCCGCTCCGTTTTTGACGACAATCTGTTCGACCGGGGACTGCACATGAATCTCTCCTCCCAGATCGCTAAAGAGATCCCGAAGCGCTGATATAAACGTATACATTCCTCCTTTTGTATACCAGACACCGCCGGTTTTTTCCAGATAGGGGATCATTTGGTACACGGCCGGCGCCCGGAACGGGCTGCCGCCGATGAATAGGGGGTGAAATGAAAAAGTAAATCGGCTGTTCTGATGATGAAAATAACGTTTGGTGAATGAAAAAGACGGTAAAAGGGCGCCCAGTTTCAAAGCGCGCGGCGCAAATCCCATCATCGAGCTCCAGTTCATAAACGGTTTGGAACCCAATTTTTCACCAATCACGGCATCATGAATTTTTTTCGAAGCCAACATAAATCGATCATACGCTTCGGCATCACGCGTATCAAATTGGGCGAGTTGTTGTTTCATTTTTTCATGATCGGAGGTATAGTCAAGGTGGCGGCCGTCATGGAAATAGATCCTGTAAAACGGATCCAGTGCAATTAAATCCAGATAATCCCGCATGTCCCGGCCAGCTGCTTTATAAAGGTCCCGGATCATTTCTGGGGCGGTGATCAGGGTCGGGCCCATGTCGAATGTATATCCGTTTTCTTTGAACGGATAGGCATGACCGCCTACCTGTTCGTTCTTTTCAAAAAGTTTTACCTGAAATCCTTTGGCCTGCAATCGAATACCCAGTGACAAACCTGCGATTCCGGATCCGATAATTGCGATTGTTTTCATTCTTTCCTCAATTGTGCGAATGTCTTATCAGCAGGTCGGCGGCGTGTTTACCGGAGAGCAGCGCCAGGGGGACACCGCCGCCGGGATGTGTAGAGGCTCCGGCAAAGTAGAGTCCCTTGACCTGACGGCTTTTATTCGGAGGCCGCTTGAACGCCATATTTCGGTCGTTGGACGAAATGCCGTATATACTGCCCTTGTTGCTTCCGTATCTACTGTAAAAATCCAGTGGTGTAAACATCTGTTCGAATTTTATTTGATGCTTGATATCAAACCCATGCTTTGCAAGTTTTTGCAAGGTAACGCGGCGCATTCGGTTGATTTGTTCGGGCCAGTCCTGTCCGGCCAGAAACGGCATGTTCAGCAGCACGAACCAATTTTCATAACCGTCCGGAGCATGTGATTTATTCCGCTTACTGGTCATGGCTACGTAAATCGTTGGATCGTCCGGCGCATGCCCGGCAGAAAGCGTCTGAAATTCCTGTTGATAGTTTTTTGAAAAAAAGATATTATGATGCCCAAGCTCTTGATGCTGACCGCGTACGCCCCAGAAAAAGACCAGTCCGGAGGTAGACGGCTCAAACGATTCGAGCTTTTTGGTATATTTTATTTCCGAATCGAGTAATGTTTGATGCGCCGTCACCACATCAGCATTGCAGATAATATGGTCTGCATTAATCGTTTCTCCATTGACTTTGATGCCCTGAACGTGTTTTTGATGCAGAATTTGTTCCACCGGAGCATTTTTCACAATGTCTACACCCAGCGAGTCTGCCAGTGTTTCCAGCGCTTCGATGAGTTTGTACAAGCCGCCTTTGATGTAATAACCTCCCAGACCGTATTCAACATAGGGAATAATGTTCAAAGTGGCCGGAGCCTGATACGGATCACTGCCGTTATACGTACAGTATCGGTCAAAGAGTTGTATGATACGCGAATCCTTGAAAAACGAAGAGACGCGTTCATGAACAGTGTGAAACGCATCCAGTTTGCCGAGTTTGAACAGCATCGGCAGATTTTTCAATTTCAAGGTTTCGGACGGTTCGTGAATGGGAGTAAATAAAAAGATGTCAGCCGTCAGATCATAAAGCTGTTTGCTGTACTCGAGAAACGATTCGAACTGATCCGCGTCCCGTTCACAAAGCGGGGCCATGGAACGGTGCATGGCCGCCGGCTGAGTGAAGGCATCCAGCACGGCTCCGTCCGAGAAAAAATAGCGGCAAAGGGGATCTATGGGTTCGAACTCGATAAAATCCGCTGCATCGGCTCTGCAATACCGGAACAGGTCTTTGATGACAAACGGCATGGTGATCAGGGACGGCCCGGTATCGAACGTATATCCATTGGCTCTCAGTCGGTTCATCTTGCCGCCGAGAGATTCGGTTTTCTCAAACAGCTGTACGCTGTAACCGGAGGCCGCCAGACGCAGAGCAGCCGCAAGTCCGCCCAATCCGCCGCCAATAACGACAACTTTCATTTTATTAAAATGCTCGTTTTTTTAAAAAAATGTAAAACTGTATGCTTAGCTTTGTGCTGCTTTTTTATAAACGCGCAAGGCTCGCTCCCGGCAGGTTCGCAAATCCACCATAGGTTGGGGATAATGCGGCGCTCCGTACTCGCCGACCCAGCGTTTGATATATTCCAGCTTTTTGTCGTATTTGCGCATCTGGGTGATGGGATTAAATATCCGGAAATACGGAGCAGCATCGCAGCCGGTGCCGGCGGCCCATTGCCAGTTGCCGTTATTGGCTGCAAGGTCGTAATCCAGCAGCTTTTCTGCGAAATATCGTTCTCCCCAGCGCCAGTCGATGAGCAAAGTCTTGGTGAGAAAACCGGCGGCAATCATTCGGACCCGGTTGTGCATAAATCCGGTTTCGTTTAATTCCCGCATGCCCGCATCTACAATGGGAAACCCGGTTTCACCACGGCACCATGTCTCAAACTCTTCCGGATCATTGTTCCATTCAATGGTTTCGTACTTGCTGCGAAACGGTTGTGTTTCAACCCTCGGATAATGATGCAGGATCATCATATAGAATTCGCGCCAAATCAATTCATCGAACCAGATTTCATTGAGATGAAATCCGTCCTGCATGGCCCGGCGGATACTCTGAGAGCCGAAGCGCAAATGCGGACCCAGCTTGGAAGTTCCCTGCATTGCGGGAAAATCGCGTCTGTTGTGATAATGCCGGATGATCTCGTGCGGAATCTCTGGTGTTGAAAACGCTGTTTGAGTGGATTCGAAACCGATTTGTTCAAGCTGCGGAAATGCAAGGGGATTTGTTTTGATAAACTGGCTGAAATGAGATGCGGTGTCAAATACGTGACCAAGGAGCTTTTGGCCTATCCATTCCTGTTTCCAGCGGTTCTTGTAGGGGGTATATACCCTGTAAGGCGTCCCGTCTTTTTTGAGAATCTCGTCTTTTTCAAATATAACCTGGTCTTTGTAGGAGTGGAAGGGAATCCCGCGAGATTTTAAATACTCTGACACCGCCTGATCGCGTTTGATGGCATAGGGTTCATAATCTGTGTTTGTATAAACCGCCTTGACTGAAAATTCCGAACACAGGGTTTGGAACAGCTGCACCGGATCTCCGCGTCGAACCCAGAGCGAGCTGTTCATATCGGACAAGCGGTTATACAGATCTTGTAAAAGAGTGTGAATAAAATCGACGCGCAGATCATACGGATCCGGCAAATCCGCCAGAATATGATCATCAAACAAAAATACCGGCAGTACGGGATATCCGCTGGTCAATGCCTGCGTCAGTCCTGCATTGTCTTCGAGCCGAAGATCTCGCCGAAACCAAAATACTGCAATGTCTTGATCGACTGTCATCATATTGTACTGATATTTGTGAACACTCCACCCTATTGATTCTCAAAGGTGTATTTTTATCCCATTACAATGTAAAAGAAATAATTCAGGAATGCAATAGAAGAATTTCGCTGACCGGGACTATCTTGTGATCTGATCCAGACTGTTTTTCAGGGCGTTCCAGGCCAGTAGAGCGCATTTGATCCGGGTGGGATATTCGGATACACCCTGAAATGCGGCCAGTTCGCTCTCCGGGTCAATTTCTCCAAAGGCACCCCCATCTTTAATCATACTGGAAAATGCTTGCAGGGTTTTTTCCGCCTGCTCCAGGGTGGAACCTTTCACGGCTTTGGTCATCACAGATGCCGATGCCTGACTGATGGCGCAGCCGGAGCCCTCAAATCGGATATCCTCGATGAGATCCCCCTTAATTTTTACCGAGACCTGAATTTCATCTCCGCACATTGGATTTCTGCCCTCTGAACGGGCATCCGCTGCCTGCAATTGTCCTTTATTGTGCGGCTCTTTGTAATGCTCCAATATAATTTCCTGATACAAATCATTTAAATTCATTGAAAAAAGTTCCTTGTTTCTTCCACTGTTTGTAAAAATCGTTCAACATCATCTGCTGTGTTGTAAATATAAAAACTGGCACGCGCCATAGCGGATACGCCAAAATGCTTCATAATTAGGCTGGCACAGTGCTGTCCGGAACGTATGGCCATTTTCTTGCTGTCAAAAAACGTGGCCGCATCATGGGAATGCACGCCGTCAATGTTGAACGACAGAATGGGCAGCCGGTTGTCGCGCGGTCCGTAAACCTCTATACCTTTCATATGAACCAATTTATCAAACGCCTGGCGGACCAGGCCCGCAATATATTTTTCAATCTCTCTTCGTCCGAGGGATTCAATATAATCGATAGCTGCATTCAAACCAATCACCGCAGGAATATTTTGTGTTCCAGCCTCGAATTTCCACGGCGGATCGGCCCAGGTCGATTGTGTGTAATCCACAGAGTGGATCATAGAGCCGCCGAAATACACCGGATCCATCTCTTCCAGCAGGTGCTGTTTTGCATAAAGAATCCCGATTCCCATCGGCCCCATCATTTTGTGCCCGGAAAATGCATAAAAATCAACATCCAGCTCCCGAACATTCACAGCGGCATGCGGTACATACTGACAACCGTCTACAACCACTAACGCCCCCACGCTGTGCGCGGCCTCGATGATCGGTTCCAGGTCCACTAGGGCAGCGGTGACATTGCTGCCCTGGGTCACGGCCACCAATCTGGTTTTCGGAGTCAACTGTTGATAAAACGACTGCATATCCAGCTCGCCCTGCGGGGTCATTCCCGCAAGTTTTAGTGTCGCTCCGGTTCGCTGTGCTGCCACCTGCCAGGGCACCAGATTGCTGTGATGTTCCAGTGTGGTTGTCAGGATTCCATCCCCCGGTTTAAGAAATTTATGCGCCCATCCGTAGGCCACCATGTTCAGGGATTCCGTGGCGCCACGTGTGAACACAATCTCGGACTGATCCGCGCCGATGAATTGGGCGGCCCGCAGTCTGGCGCATTCGTATCCGGCTGTGGCTTTTTCCGCCAGCCGATAGGCGCTGCGGTGAATATTTGAATTGTATTCTTCATTGAACCGGTCCGTCGCTTCCAACACCATGTGCGGTCGCTGAGCGGTTGATGCACTGTCCAGATACACCAGCCCCTCGTTTTCCGGATGGTCAAATACCCGAAAATCTTTTTTTACTTTTTTGAGATCAACTGTAGGAGGCGTTTCAATAATCATAGGTCCTTTGTGTTGTTATGTTTACAAATTGGCTCATAATAAATTGAGTTTTAGTTTGGCTTCGTCAGACATCAGATCCGGCGACCAGGGCGGATCCCAGACCACTTGAACATCCACATCCGTTACACCTTTTATTTCCCGGAGATTCTTTTCTACTTCAACCGGCAGAGACTCTGCAACCGGACACATGGGTGATGTCAAGGTCATTTCCAGACCGGCACGGCCCTGCTCGTCGACCTGGATATCATAAATCAATCCGAGGTCATATATATTAACCGGTATTTCCGGATCAAAGATGGTTTTCAATGATTCAATGATTTCTTCCCGTATATCTTCCGGGGTTAGTTTCATTGCAAGTGTCCTTTTGATAATTTTGAATCAACCAGCCGCTCCAGCGCCTGGCGTTCCTGATTATTCTGGATTTGTTCTGTAATCTCTCCGGCAAACGCCCGGATCATCAAATTGCGCGCCGCGGCCAAAGACAATCCTCTGGAACGCAGGTAGAACAGCCCGTCTTTGTCCATTTGTCCGACCGTGCTGCCGTGAGTACAACGGACATCATCCGCAAAAATTTCAAGTTGCGGCTTGGTATCCACCACGGCGTTTTGGGATAAAAGCAGGTTTTCATTTGACTGCTTGGCATCCGTCTTTTGTGCCTGCTGACGCACATGTATTTTGCCGCTAAAAACGGCTTTTGCTTTGCCGTCCAGAATACCTTTATAAAGCTCGCGGCTGCTGCTGTGCGCAGCAGCATGATCAATCAGCGTGTGATGGTCAACCAAAGACCGGCCGCTGCTTAAAGACAGTCCGTTTAATACCGTCTCCGCGCCTTCTCCGTTCAGCTGCGCCTGGATATCGCTGCGCGCCAGACGGCTTCCAAAAGAAAATACATGCGATTTGTACACACTGTTGCGCTGCTGTTGTACGTGGGTCAGTTCTGTATGATAAGCTGATGCGCTTTCGTGCTGAATCTTGACATGATTTAATAGAGAACTCTGATCCTGATAAATTTCACTGACCGAATTATTAAAGTACCGGTGCTCGTCCGAGCTTACATAATGTTCCACAACCGTAGCCTGCGCATGACGGCCGAGAATAATCAGATTTCGGGGAAACACGGCTGCCTGACCGTCCACTTTGGTGGAATAATAAACCACATAAAGCGGCGAATCCATCACTACGGAATCGGCAATATCAATAAAAGCGCCGTCGTACATAAAGGCGGTATTCAAAGCCACGAACCCGTTGAGGGTGACCGGGGCGAGTTGAGCCGCATACGCCTCCAGCCGTTCCGGATGTTCACCAGTCGCCCTCAGCAGGTTTTTTACGGTGATACCGCTGTTTTGGGGAAGCTGCGACAGGTCTTCGCGAAAATGACCATTTTCAAAAACCAGACGCGGATGTTTTTCGTCAGCCACAAGATTGCGAACGGTATTCTTGTCAAGAGCGCCCTGATCGGCGCGCGCCACATTTCGGAATTGCGCGCGCGCAATGGGGGAGACGTCGGTGAAACGCCAGTCTTCCTGTCCGGTTGACGGAAAACCGGTCTGAGCAAACTCTTTAATACCTTCAATCCGCCGTTCATGCAGCGGACCGCGGCCTTTACCGTTTAACCCGGATTCGAATTCCTGGAACAGCTTTAAATAATCTGTGTTGATATGGGGACCGCGCATATTACACCTCCGCTGTCTGTGCCGCTTGTTTGATGTGGTCGTATCCCATTTTTTCCAGGTCCATGGCCAGGTTTTTATCACCGGATTGAACGATGCGGCCCTGATACAGGACATGAACCTGATCAGGAATCACATAATCGAGCAGCCTCTGGTAATGGGTCACCAGAATAAACGCATTGTCTGAATTTCGAAGCGCATTCACGCCGTTGGCCACGATTTTCAAAGCGTCAATATCCAGACCGGAATCCGTTTCATCCAAAATGGACAAGTACGGCTGTAGCACGGCCATTTGCAGAATTTCATTACGCTTTTTTTCTCCTCCGGAAAATCCGACGTTTACCGACCGTTTTAAAAACGCTTCATCCATGTCCACCAGCTGCATTTTTTCCCGGATCAGCTTTATAAACTGCATCGCTCCGACTTTGGTCTCACCTCGTGCCTCGCGGATTTCATTGAGCGCTGTGCGTAAAAAATAACTGGTGTTCACGCCTGGTATCTCCACCGGGTATTGAAACGCCATGAATAATCCGGCGTGTGCCCGTTGTTCAGGGGGCATGTTTAAAAGATCCTGATCCATAAATCTAATTTCACCTTCTGTTGTTGTATATTCTTCCCGGCCCGCAATGATATTGGCCAATGTGCTTTTCCCTGAACCGTTGGGGCCCATGATTGCATGGATTTCACCCGCGTTCACCGTCAAATCGATTCCTTTTAATATTTCATGACCCTCAACCGAGGCATGTAAGTTTTTTACAGTTAACATAAATGCTCTCCAAACATATTAAATATCATAATCTGAAAATTTGTTTTATCCGACACTGCCTTCCAGGCTGATGCCCAGCAGTTTTTGAGCTTCCACGGCAAATTCCATCGGCAGTTCAGCGAACACCTCTTTGCAGAATCCATTCACAATCATCGATACAGCGTTTTCAGGGGTAATGCCGCGTTGATTGCAGTAAAAAATCTGGTCTTCTCCGATTTTCGAAGTGGTGGCTTCATGCTCCATGGTGGCTGTGCTGTTTTTAACCTCGATATAAGGAAACGTATGCGCGCCGCACTGGTCGCCGATCAACAGAGAGTCACATTGGGAAAAATTGCGAGCGTTTTCTGCGTTTTTTGTAATTTTTACCTGTCCGCGGTAGCTGTTCTGGCTGTGACCGGCCGAAATTCCTTTGGATACAATGGTACTGCTGGTGTTTTTGCCGATATGGATCATCTTGGTGCCCGTGTCCGCCTGCTGATAATTATGGGTCATCGCCACAGAGTAAAATTCACCAATCGAGTTGTCACCTTCCAGCACACAGCCGGGGTATTTCCAGGTAATGGCTGAGCCGGTCTCCACCTGAGTCCAGGAGATCTTTGGAGTTTACCCCCCGACAATGTCCGCGTTTGGTAACAAAATTGTAGATACCACCCTTTCCGGTTTCATCTCCGGGATACCAGTTCTGAACCGTTGAGTATTTAATGCGTGCATTATTCATGGCAATCAGCTCGACCACGGCTGCATGCAGCTGATTCTCATCCCGCCGTGGGGCGGTACAGCCTTCCAGATAGCTGACATAGGCGTCATCTTCGGCAATGATCAAAGTGCGTTCAAACTGTCCGGTGAACTGTGCATTGATCCTGAAATACGTGGACAGTTCCATGGGACACTTTACACCTTTGGGAATATAAGCAAACGATCCGTCACTGAATACGGCTGAATTCAAGGCGGCAAAATAATTGTCATCAGGCGGCACCACCATGCCCAGATACTGTTTGACCAGATCCGGATGGTTCTGCACAGCTTCCGAAAAGGAACTGAATATAATACCCAGGTCCGCAAGCTTTTCGCGAAACGTAGTGGCCACGGACACGCTGTCCAAAACCGCATCGACAGCCACGCCGGTGAGCACTTTTTGCTCTTCGAGCGGAATGCCCAGCTTGTTATAAGTTTCCAGTATGGCCGGATCCACATCCTCAAGACTCTTGGGTCCTTTTTTGTGTTTCTTGGGCGAAGAGTAATAGACAATATCCTGATAATTAATCGGAGCAATAGACAGGTTGGCCCAGTCAGGCTGTTCCATGTTCAACCACTTGCGATAGGCGTTCAAACGCCATTCCAGCAGCCAGTCCGGCTCGTGTTTCTTGGCTGAAATCAAACGAATCACGTCCTCGTTCAGCCCCCTGCCGACGTCTTCGCTGTCTATTTCGGAAACAAATCCGTATTTGTATTTTTGTTGTGTGATATCCTTCAAAGTGTCTATTTCATGAGGCATAGAACAACTCCTTTTTATAAACTCTGCATATCTGCAAGGCTGACCTGACCAAGATAGTCACGGAAATGCTTCTGCAGAGATAAAAATCCGGGTTTTAAACGGCACTGATCCACACGTTTGCATACATGTTGATGATCAGCGCAGTCGACCAGTGTGATCGGGCCTTCCAATGCTTCAACCACCTGGGCGATAGAAATATCACCCGCCGGAACCTGCAGTTGATACCCGCCGCGCGCACCCTGCACCGATTGTATGAGCTTGTGTTTTGACAGATTCTGACAAATTTTAGCCAAAAGCGGCTGAGAAATATTATAAATTTCAGACATCTCGCGCACGGTTGCGGACTCGCCGTCCTCCAGTTCGATGAGATGCTGCAGAGCCAGTAAACCGTAGACTGTCTTTTTCGATAGTTTAAACATATTAAATAGGACTAAATTGGTCTTATATATTGAACACTAAAATAAGGATATTATTCCTGCTTGTCAATAAAAACATTGAAATGTCGTGCACGTTTACGCCGATTTCTCTCTTTTATCTGTTTGTCGGTCGTGGGGTTTGGGTGAAAAAATTCGACAATTTGTTGCGTTATCGCAATGAAATGAGTATTTTCAGATAGGAGTATTACCAACGGTTAACAAGTTTACCAAAGCCAACGGAATAATACTTTACCACCTAAAGTGGAGCACATAGATTCTCTTACAAGACTCTGTAAAAAAAACAGTTCTTTGGCATAAAATATCAATTATATTTTTATATTTTTAAAATGAAACCAGATTACTATTTATTTTTCTGTCGATAAGATGGTCCTTCCATCAGTATAATCTCCGAGTTTTAACGAGCCGGTCTGCGATGGCTTGAGCGATTACAGCACTTTGAAAGATCTCTCCCCAGCGGCCAAAGGGCAGATTGGTGGTCACGATTGTACTCGACACGTTCATGCCTGGCACTGAGCACCTGGAAAAAAAGATTTGATGACTGTTCGTCAAGCGAAAGAAAACCCAACTCGTCACAAACAAGCAGACTTGGAGTTTGATAAAATTTTAGTTTTTTTAACAACGACTGATCAGCTTGAGCGGCAATGAGGTGATTAATCATATCAATAGCTGTTGTGAAGAGTACACGTTCATTTTTCAAACAGGCTTGATAAGCTATGGTTTTTGCTAATCGGGTTTTTCCGGTTCCGGGGGCGCCAATAAAGATCACGTCTTGTTTTTTATGAATAAAATCACATTCGGACAAACGCAAAACAAGGGATCGGTTCTGTTGTCGGGAGACATGGAATTTAAAATCAAAGTCACTTGGCAAGCATTTATCAATCAAATGCGACGCTTTGATTCTGTTTTCAACAGAGCGTTTCCAGCGTGATTCGTTTTCCAGGTCAAGCAAATAATCGAGCAGCCACAGAAAGCCGTTGTTCTGCTCTTTTTCTTTTTCAAAGGCATCTTCGAGATATTCGGCCATGGTATTGAGTCGCAACTGCTGCAATTTGTGGATTGTATTTTCAATTTTTGTCATCATTGTTCCTGCTTTTTTTCAAAGTAATGGCATCATAGATTAACAGATCGGGTTCCTGTAATTGTAACTGATTGAGCGTTTCATCTTTGAGGGTAACTTTGGGGTAATATGTTTTAATATGCATTTTTTGATGCAGGATATTCTCAACATAATCGACGCCATAGGCTTTGTATTTGAGGGTTATTTCAACGGCCTCCACAACTGCTTTGGCTCCATATTGTTCTCTTAATTCCAGGAGATGACTGGATGCCCGGGAAAGGCTTTTCCCGGCCTTGGCCAAATTTTCGATGAATAGTTTGATGGGTTCACCCATTGAAAACAAGAGTTGTTCTTGTCTGGTTAACCTTGCCTTTTTACGTGTTTTCAAAAGTTCTGAAATATGGTTCGGATTTTCAATAACAGCCCGGCGTTTCCAGCTTCGCGTGTGTACAGCAACAATTTTGTTTTTATGGCCTGCCCAAATTGTATGGTTATCCGCTTTGACACTGACTGTTTTACCGGCCATCCACCAAGGCGCTGAATAATAATTTGCATCAAATTTAAACCGGCAATCGGAATGGACTTTAGCTTCTGAATGATCTCTGGTATCCGGCAATACATCCGGCAATGGACGCAGGGCTTTCGGCTGAAAACGTTCAACCGGTTTTTCATTCGTTGTTGCGTGAATACGTGTATTTGCAATGTGATCGCGCCATTTGCAGGCTTGCACATTTACATCATCCAGATCGGCAAAGGTGCGGCACGGCCAAAAGTTATAGCGAACGTAATGAACACCGCCTTTTTCTATCTTGCCTTTTGCGGATGCGTCCCTTATGCCGCACGCGTAAGGTCTGATATGAAAAGGGCGCAAGAAATGCAAATAATCTTCGTTGAACCGGATAATATCGCCGATTCG
This genomic window from candidate division KSB1 bacterium contains:
- a CDS encoding ATP-binding protein, which produces MMTKIENTIHKLQQLRLNTMAEYLEDAFEKEKEQNNGFLWLLDYLLDLENESRWKRSVENRIKASHLIDKCLPSDFDFKFHVSRQQNRSLVLRLSECDFIHKKQDVIFIGAPGTGKTRLAKTIAYQACLKNERVLFTTAIDMINHLIAAQADQSLLKKLKFYQTPSLLVCDELGFLSLDEQSSNLFFQVLSARHERVEYNRDHQSALWPLGRDLSKCCNRSSHRRPAR